Genomic window (Pradoshia sp. D12):
ATTTAGAATTGCCCAAGCATGGACTCGTCAAATATACATGGGGAAATGTAAGTGCAATTGACCGTGATAGTGGCTTATTTGTTATCAAACCGAGCGGTGTTGATTATAAGACGATGAAGCCAAGTGATATGGTGGTTGTTGATTTGGATGGTCAGGTGGTTGAAGGGGAATTGAATCCTTCATCAGATACAGCAACTCATGCAGTACTTTACAAGCATTATTCAGAGATTGGCGGCATTGTGCATACGCACTCAACCTGGGCGACTATATGGGCTCAAGCAGGTTTAGATGTTCCGGCGATGGGAACTACTCATGCCGATACATTCTATGGTTCCATTCCATGTGCAAGGTTTTTAACTCAAGAGGAAGTTGACCGTGGGTACGAAGTGGAAACTGGAAAGGTCATTATCGAAACATTTGAACAACGTGGATTAGATATATTGGCAGTTCCCGGTATTTTACTTCATGGACACGGACCATTTACTTGGGGCAAAGATGCAAAATCAGCGGTTATGAACAGTGTGGTATTAGAAGAGGTCTCAAAAATGAATTTATTTACACGAGAACTAAATCATTTTGCTGAAGAATTGCCACAACGTATTTTAGATAAGCACTATCTACGTAAACATGGAAAAAATGCCTACTATGGGCAAAAATAATACAAACTATCAAACTACGAAAAGAGGATTATTATGTCTAAAGTAAAAGAGTTTTGGTTTGTCGTAGGTTCACAGCATCTATATGGGGAAGAAGCACTGGCGGAAGTCAAAGCACACGCACAAACGATGACGGATGCCTTAAATGAAAGCGGTATATTACCTTACCCGCTTGTATTGCAGGATTTAGCTGTAAGTGCAGATAAAATTACAAGCATTATGAAAGAAGTGAACTATCGTGATGAGGTTGCGGGCGTAATTACTTGGATGCATACCTTCTCACCAGCAAAAATGTGGATTCGCGGAACAAAATTATTACAAAAGCCATTGCTACATTTAGCAACGCAGTTTAACGAAAGTATTCCATGGGAAACCATTGATATGGACTTCATGAATCTGAATCAATCAGCTCATGGTGATCGTGAATATGGATTTATCAATGCGCGTTTGAAAAAGCAAAATAAAGTTGTAGTAGGTTACTGGAAACGTGCTGAAGTCCAAAAGCAAATAGCAGAATGGATGGATGTAGCGGTTGCTTATAACGAAAGCTTCAATATAAAAGTTGCTCGTTTTGGTGATAACATGCGTAATGTTGGAGTAACCGAAGGGGATAAGGTAGAGGCTCAAATTCAATTTGGATGGACTGTTGACTACTTTGGTATAGGCGATCTTGTTCAATATGTGAATGACGTTAAGGACGAAGAAGTGAACGATTTAATTGCTGAGTATGCGGAACTATATGAATTTGATTATGGCATATACAGCAAAGAAGATTGGGAAAAGAGCGTGAAGGTGCAAGCAAGCTATGAAATTGCCATTAAGCGTTTCCTTGATGATGGTGGTTACAATGCATTCACAACTAACTTTGAAGACTTATATGGCATGAAACAGCTTCCTGGCCTTGCAGTGCAACGTTTGATGGCCCAAGGATATGGATTTGCTGGTGAAGGGGATTGGAAGACTGCAGCCCTAGATCGCTTACTTAAAGTGATGAGCCATAACCAATCGACTGGATTTATGGAGGATTACACTTATGAACTAGCTGTTGGGCAAGAAGCTGCTCTTCAATCACATATGCTTGAAGTAGATCCAACATTAGCTTGCAACAAGCCAAAAATTGTCGTATCTCCATTAGGTATCGGTGATCGTGAAGATCCGGCTCGTTTAGTTTTCGATGGTAAGGCAGGAGATGGTGTTGTTGTTTCAATGGCTGACTTTGGTACACATTACAAGCTTTTGATTAATGAAGTTTCTGCTTTTGAGCCAACTGTTAAAGCACCTAATCTTCCAGTAGCACGTGTACTATGGGAAGTAAAGCCAAACTTCCAGGATGGGGTTAAAGCGTGGATTGAGAATGGCGGCGGTCACCATACAGTTGTTTCATTGAATCTGACAACAGATCAAATTATCACGTATGCAAAGCTTGTTGACTTAGATTATGTAGTTATTAGGTAATGGCTTTATCCTCCGAGGGGGCTTATGCTTTCTTGGAGGATAATAGATTATCCCAGAAGGTAGAATAAGATGCTTTTATTTGTAAGCGTGTTCTTTGTTTATATATATGAAAGCGTTTAAGATGAAGAAATAAAACTAAATGTTTTTGGATTCATTATATTTGATTCAAAAGTACCCTAATGCGTTATTCATTAAATTAAACAGAGCATCTCTATTATTAAATAGGCAACACCTACTATCATGTAAGACAAGCTATGAACGTAAATATTCTATTAAAAACTTACTGGTATTATAGCAATTTTGCAGGACTTGAAAACGCTTTTATATATGTTAAGGCTATTAATAGTCTTAGTGGTAGGATTTCTAGCAATATATTTTTGCACCTAGTGGAGGGAACATTCATGGTTAATGAAAAGAAAATATCAAGTCGCTTTATTTATTTCTTTGGAGCTTTTGCCGGCATTCTTTTTGGTTATGATATAGGTGTTATGACGGGAGCATTACCTTTTTTAGAAAGTGATTGGAGCCTCGAAGGAAGAGCTACCGCTATTGGTTGGATTACCTCTTCGGTAATGTTTGGAGCTATTTTTGGAGGTGTCGTAGCTGGTCAGCTGTCTGACCGTTTAGGACGACGCAAAATGATTTTAATATCTGCTGTCATTTTTGTTGTGGGATCCATATTGTCAGGCATAGCCCCCCATGATGGAATACTATTTTTGATTGTATCACGGATGTTTCTAGGACTAGCTGTTGGGGCTGCCTCTGCGTTGGTTCCAGCCTATATGTCGGAAATGGCGCCTGCAAAATTGCGCGGTCGTCTGTCAGGAATAAATCAAACCATGATCGTTTCTGGGATGTTGCTCTCATACATTGTTGATTATCTATTGAAAGACCTGCCAGAAACTATGGCATGGCGGATGATGCTTGGTTTGGCTGCAGTACCTGCTATCATCTTATTTTTTGGAATGTTAAAGTTACCTGAATCACCAAGATTTTTAATTAAGAATAATAAATTTGATGAAGCTCGTAAGGTATTGGGCTATATTCGTTCAAATAAAAAAGATATTGATGCTGAAATAAAACAAATTCAAGAAGCTGCAAAAGAAGAAAAAACGGTAAGTCAGAAAACGTCTTGGGGAACTCTCTTAAGTGGTAAATACCGTTACTTGGTCTTTGCGGGTGTAGGTGTAGCAGCTTTTCAACAATTCCAGGGTGCAAATGCCATCTTCTATTACATTCCTTTGATTGTGGAAAATGCTACGGGTCATGCAGCCAGTTCCGCGTTGATGTGGCCAATCATTCAGGGGATTATCCTCGTAATAGGTTCATTAGTATTCCTGGTCATTGCTGATAAATTTAAGCGCCGTACTTTATTAACAGTTGGCGGAACCATTATGGGACTCTCCTTTATTTTTCCGGCCATCTTAAACATACTAATTCCTAATGTGAATCCGATGATGATGGTTGTTTTTCTAAGTATCTATGTTGCGTTTTATTCATTCACATGGGCTCCTTTAACTTGGGTCATAGTTGGAGAAATATTCCCGCTAGCCATTCGCGGACGTGCGTCAGGATTAGCTTCATCATTTAACTGGATTGGTTCTTTCTTGGTCGGATTGCTTTTCCCAATCATGATTGCTTTTATGCCTCAAGAAGCTGTTTTTGCCATCTTCGGTGGTATTTGTTTACTGGGAGTCCTATTTATACGGACATGTGTTCCTGAAACTCGCGGTCGCAGTTTAGAGGATATAGAGAAAATTGGAGAAAGTAAACAGGCTAAGGCGAAAAGTGCATAAAAAGTAACATATTAATTGCTTATCGAAATGCAGTAAAGCTATACAGTAAGCAGTCCCTGATTTCTATACTGGAATCAGGGACTTTTTTTATTCATTCATTTATCTGAAGTGCCTGTGTTTACTTAAGGGGAATTCCAGTTTCATTGCTCCATCTCTATTTTTTCGCTATTATTTTACTATAACTCAATGAATACAGGTGAAGAAATGAAACCGAATGGTGGAGTAAAAGAAGATAATTATAAAGTGTTCGCATTGCTAAGCAATTATTTAAATAAGGCGCCCGATTTTGTTGATAGAGAAGAGATAAATGAGATTGTTCAGTATGGCGTATCTTATGAGCATGCATTTGCGGTCATTTTAGCGGCTGCTTTTGGATTGGATATTGTGGATAAGATGGATGATAAGAATCTATTCAACAATTACTTTAATGGAATGTTTTTTAAATTGGATGAAAAGGAATATTGCGAAAACCCTTATTATAAGAATATCAAGATCCCAACGTTGAAGATTGGTAATAGTGAACTAAAATATGAAAAGTATAAACCGTTTGAGGGTTTTGTATGCAATGATATTGTCAAAACAAAAGAAGGCAGGCAAATCCCGCAAATCGGTTTTTTTGAAACAGAATTTGAGTATCCAGCTATTTTAGAAAACGAAAGAATATGGATGACGGTAACGCCTAATGAAATCGAAACCATGAAAGAACCGATTGAGCAGGCGTTTGGAAATGTACTTACATATGGATTGGGACTTGGTTATTATACCTATATGATTTCTGAAAAAGAGAATGTTGACAGCATCACGGTAGTCGAAATGAATGAAGACGTGATTAACTTGTTCCAAACGTATATATTGCCGCAATTCAAAAACCATCAAAAGATTAAGATCATTAAAGCTAATGCCTTTGAATATGCTCAAAAATCTATGGCCAAGGGTCAATTTGATTTTGTTTTTACGGATTTATGGCATGATGTTTCGGATGGAATTGATATGTATTTAAAAATGAAGTTATTTGAAAAAAGATGTCCAAATACGATATTTACCTATTGGATTGAAAAATCAATTAAATGTTATTTATAAAACATGGATGAGAAATCCTCTTTCAAAGTTTGAAGGGGGATTTTTATAGTTAGTAAAGGTATGTTTTCCTGAAGAGTATATAAATAAGACGTTGGTCAGGGGCGATAATCGTTCACTGAGAAATAGGTCAAAAATACCACATTGTTTATTTTAGCTTTATGCTTATAAAGATGGTACTTTTGTATTAAGTGAGTAGGAAATTGTATAACCAAAAGAAAACAAGAGGTAGTTGAACTTATGAATGAGAAGGTCATAAATAATAGTGATAAATGTTATGTATTGGCTGAAGAGAAGGCTGAAAAGTATTTTGAATCCTTGCGTGCGCAGGTGATTGAAAAGAGCTATATCGATGCATTAACGAAAGATATTCAATCGTGGAAGCAGAATCATATTCGTCATCGATCCTTAGCTTCCCTTTTTGCTCATAAAAATAAAAAAACAACAAATAAGGAGTATCATCAGTATATAAGCTGGTTGAATAAGAGAGGGAAACTGGAGCAGTATCTTCATCGAAGTATTTCATATATCTATCTGAGAGATTTGGGCAAAGCCCTGGACAAGCCTGAAACACAAACTAAAATCAAACAAGTCGTGGATACGCTCATCTCTCAATTAGTTACAGATAAATTTGAAGAAGCTAGTGAGTTTGATTTGTTTAGTACACACGGTTTGTACAGATGGGGCCAAAAGGAGAATATCGAGTCAACAGTCATCTGGCTATTCGACAAGCTAAGAATCGTGTCATCCTCTATACCGAATGGAATGGATGCCGAAAATGCCCAACGTAAATTAATCAAAATCATAGGTGGAGTTATGATGCACGTTAGGGAAGAGATGGGCTCTGATATTTCCCCGGAGGAACGGGCACAGAAACTTGATGAAGCCATTCGGCTAGGATATTCCTATGGTCTGACCTATCCTTTTATAGATGATTTACTAGATGCAAATGTTTTATCCGATGAGGAGAAAAAGCAGTTTTCAACTATCATTAGAATGACGCTTATAAATGGGACAGTCCCAGAAATAGACGAGTGGTCTGGTAAAAATGAAGAACTTATCCGGTTTATTCATTCAGAACTGAAGGAAGCATTCGAGTATATTAAAGGTTGCCAAAGCCCTGAAAATTCCAGGATATTTTTCGACCAGGCGTATGTGTTTTTTCATTCACAGGAAGTAGACCGAGTTAAAGAGTTAACAAATGAACATTACACCAATGAAGATTTGTTTATTCCAATCATATTAAAATCATCATCTTCACGATTGATCGTTCGTTCTGTTATTAGTGCACCAGAGGATGAAGGGTTTAACAAACGCACGTTTTACTATGGAATATACAATCAATTGGCAGATGACTTTGCGGATTTATTTGATGATATGGATGCAGGAGCGGTCACTCCATATACGTATTATCTAACCTATCATGATAAGCGTCCTGACCTTATTAACCCATTCGAATTATATTGGACGGTTATTTTCAACTTGATTCATCATGTATATGATTCTGATCCACATGCTTGTGAGGTCATACTAGATCGAGCAATTAATGGCCTAAAAAGAAATAAAGAACGATTAGGTACTAAGCAGTATGATGAATTGATGAATTTATTAACAGCAAATATGCCGACATTTAATCGCCTTATCCAAACGATGGTTCAGAAAGCAGATGATGTGGATTTCTTTGATAAATTGCTCCGAGATCATATCCTTTCCAATATGAGAAAGGATCGTCAAGAGGAAAGCGAATTTGCTAACACAATAAAGAGCATTCGTCAGGAGATTAATCAATATCTGCCTATTAATCAACTAGAATCTACACTTTTGACGAATGATCCAATCATTGATGCGGCAAATTACAGTCTTGAAGGTGATGGAAAGAGGCTAAGGCCAATCGTGACCTGGATGATGGGAGTCAGGGAGTATGGGCTGGATTCTACAGCGATTGTGCCGCTTCTTAAATCCCTGGAATATATGCATACGGCATCTCTTATTCTCGATGATCTGCCATCTCAGGATAATGCGCCTATTCGAAGAGGCCGTGCTACCTTGCATACGGTCCATAATACAGGAATAGCAGAAATAACTTCAGTATATCTTATTCAGAATGCTATGAAGGAACAAGCATCACTGAAACAGTTTGATGCTGCGTCTGTTCTACAGTTAATTCGATATTCATCCCAGGTAGCCATGGATATGTGCAGAGGGCAGGCAATGGACTTGGAATCGAAAGGGAAAATGCTGACTTTAGAGGAATTAAACACGCTTTCCTTCTACAAAACAGGAATCGCATTTGAGGCATCACTCATTATGCCTGCCATTCTTGCTCAAGTAGGGGAATCCGAGATAGAGAAGTTAAAAAAATTCGCCCATCATGCCGGAATCGCATTTCAAATTAAAGATGACTTGCTTGATCTGGAGGGGGATGACCTTTTACTTGGAAAACCAGTCGGACAGGACAAAGAGAATAATAATTCTACATTTGTATCAGTTCTTGGCAGGGAGGGTGCTCGTAAAGTAATGTGGGATCATTACTGCTATGCTATGGAAGCTATTGTACAGATTTCACCGAAGAGTTCATTTTTAAAGCACTTATTGAATTATATGGTGAACAGACAGCGCTAAAGTGGTTATCTGTTCGCTGCCTTATAGCAGAGAACATCCAGAACATAAAAATGCCCCCGGTTTTAAAACCAGGGGCATCTTTTTTCTTATTTAACGCCTCTCATGTATTTTTGGATGGTTGGTGAGATGAAGTAAATAATAATTGAACATAGAATTGCGAATCCACCGATTAATCCAAAATACAGGAGTTCCGTTTCCGTACTATAAAGTTTTACAAGCTGTGCATTTATGGCCTGTGCAACAGCACTAGCGAGGAACCATAGGCTCATCGTTTGAGCGGAGAATGCAGCAGGTGCCAATTTAGTTGTAGCAGATAAACCAACAGGAGATAGACAAAGCTCTCCAAGTGTGACGATTAGATAGCTCAATATGAGCCAATAAGGACTGACAAGTGAGTCACCGCCACTTAGGTATCCTGGTACAAGCATCACGATAAAAGATAGACCCGCTAATAGCAAGCCAATTGAAAATTTTCTGGAAGTTGAAGGCTGCTTATCCCCTAGCTTCATCCATAACCAAGCTGCAACTGGTGCAAAGATGATTACGAAGAGGGCAGGCATTGCCTGTAGCACACCCGGTGCGATTTTAAAGCCTAACAAAGTTAAATTAGTTCTCTCTAAAGCATAAATATTCAGTAAATTAGAGCCTTGTTCATAAATAGCCCAGAAGATAACTGCTGACAGGAATAATGGAATATAGGCAAGTAATCTTGATTGTTCTTCTGCAGTTGTTTTAGAGCTTTTGTACATCCAAACAAAGTAAACGACTGGTATAATAACTGCCAAAATAGTTACGAGTAAAACAAATCGATCAATGGTTAGCCAACCGATTGTAATCAGAGCATAGAAAAGGACAATTAATAGAGCAATTGTTACCCCAAAATAAAGAGCAAATTTCTTTTTGCCTTCAGGGCTTAATGGATTAGGTGGCTGTGTTCCAATGGTGCCCAGATTTTTCTTTTTCGTAATAACAAATACGATTAATCCAAGAAACATACCTACAGCAGCAGCTGAAAAACCTGCATGGTAGCTATCGTAATGCCCGCGTAATCCTTCTACAACAAATGGAGCTATAAAAGCACCTAAATTAATCCCCATATAGAAGATACTGAATCCTGAGTCCCGGCGATTGTCGGCCTTTGTATATAAGTCACCAACAACACTGGAAATGTTCGGCTTTAGCAATCCGGTACCAATGATAATTAAGAACATACTGGCAAAAAAGGCTTCAGCCCCGAGCGGTAATGCCAGAACAACATGACCAAGCATAATAAAAACTCCACCGTAGAATACGGTTCTGCTTGTCCCAAGTAAACGGTCTGCAACCCATCCACCGATAATACCTGATAGATAGACTAAAGATCCATAGATTGCAGCAATTGACATGGCTGTGGTTTGATCAAACCCCAGTCCGCCCTTGCTAACTTCAGCGTATAAGTAGAGGACCAGGATGGCCCGCATTCCATAATACGAAAAACGTTCCCAAAACTCTGTGAAAAATAATGTGAAAAGTCCTTTAGGGTGTCCGAAAAAACCTGTGTTCGGAATGCCTGGAACACCCGACTGTTTGTTTAATTTAACCAAAAATTCTCTCTCCTTTAGCATGATGTAGTACAATATACCATTTTATTTTAGATTAACTAAAAAATCAAAATTGAGAGACTATAATTTTGTTTATTTAATAGAAATATGTCGAAAAATGTTAGATTATGTGTGATAAATAAAGAAGAATAAATAATGTTTAATAGAAAATGCCCCAAAGTTATTGATAACTTTGGGGCATTTTTATTTAGGCTTCTATTTGATTTTTTAGTTTTGCATATTCTTCATCAGAGAATACTCGTGATTTCGTAATGAAATGACAATCTTCTATACTATCAAGTGAAAAGGCTGCTCCTCTTCCATCAGTAGCATCTAGGATCAATTGAGTATGTTTCCAGTACTCATATTGCATCTTATGGATATAAAACGGTGCTCCTCCAATGGAACCGAGGTATACATCAGAATCCCCCGTTTTAAAATCATCTTCCTTATAACACATGGGAGCAGATCCATCACAGCAGCCTCCGGATTGGTAAAACATAATAGAGCCGTGAGTTCTTTTTAATGAATCTATTAATTGAAGTGCCTCTTCGGTTGCTACGACACGTTCTACCATTTTAGAGTCACTCCTTTTAGAAGAAACCTTGAGCATTTTTATCATAGCTTACTAACAAACATTTTGTTTGTTGGTAATGATCTAACATCATAGCATGGTTTTCACGGCCGATACCGGATAATTTGTAACCGCCGAAAGCAGCACCTGCTGGATATTGATGATATGTGTTTGTCCATACACGACCAGCTTGTATCGCACGGCCGGCACGGTAAGCAAGATCTCCACTGCGGGACCATACACCGGCACCTAATCCGTACAAGGTATCATTTGCAATTTCCATTGCTTCGTCAAAATCTTTGAAAGTCGTTACACTAAGAACTGGACCAAAGATTTCTTCCTGGAATATACGCATTTTGTTATGACCTTTGAAAACAGTCGGTTTAATATAGTTACCATTTTTAAGGTCTTCACCAAGGTCATTTTCTTCTCCGCCAATTAAACATTCAGCACCTTCTTCTTTGCCGAGTTTAATGTAGGATAAGATTTTTTCTTTTTGTTCATTTGAAGCCTGTGCGCCCATCATAACTTCTGTGTCAAGTGGGTTGCCAATCTTAATAGCTTTCACACGCTCTAATGCACGTTCCATAAATTTATCATAGATTGATTCCTGGATTAATGCACGGGAAGGGCATGTGCAAATTTCACCGGAGTTTAGAGCAAACATCACTAAGCCTTCGATTGCTTTATTTAAAAATTCATCATCTTTGTCTATTACATCTTCAAAGAATACGTTAGGTGATTTACCGCCAAGCTCCAATGTGACAGGAATAATGTTTTCAGTAGCATATTGCATTATTTGGCGTCCCACTGCTGTAGAGCCAGTAAAGGCAATCTTCGCAATACGTGGATTTGTTGCAAGTGGTTTCCCTACTTCAATACCAAAACCATTTACGATGTTCAGAACACCCGCTGGGAGTATATCCTGAATTAACTCAACAAGAACCATAATGGATGCAGGAGTTTGTTCAGCTGGTTTTAATACGATGCAGTTACCTGCTGCTAATGCCGGGGCAATCTTCCAGACAGCCATTAGAATTGGGAAATTCCAAGGAATGATTTGACCAACAACACCAAGTGGTTCTTGGAAGTGGTAAGCTACTGTATCATTATCTAATTGAGTAGTTCTTCCTTCTTGTGTACGAATGGCACTTGCGAAATAACGGAAGTGATCAATTGCCAAAGGAACATCAGCATTCAATGTTTCACGTACTGCTTTCCCGTTATCCCAAGTCTCAGCTACTGCGAGCATTTCCAGGTTTTCTTCTAAACGATCTGCAATTTTATTTAAAATACGTGCACGTTCAGCAGTAGAAGTTTTCCCCCAAGCTTCTTTTGCTGCATGTGCCGCATCTAATGCTAATTCAATATCTTCAGCAGAAGAACGAGCAGCCTTTGTAAAAACTTCTCCAGTTACCGGAGATTTATTTTCAAAGTATTGACCTTTAACAGGTGCAACCCATTTTCCGCCAATAAAGTTATCGTATTTCTCTTTGAAATGCACAACTGCGCCTTCTGTATTTGGATTTGCATAAATCATGTTGATATCTCCCCTATGTTCGTATTGAAAACTCTTAAATGTAAAGTTTTGATGCCATTTTGGAATAAAAATACACCAGTAAAGCGTTTTCTATACTATTATTTGTCTAATTTGATAAAATTTCAAATAATATGACTGTGAATATAGGAGAAATATGATGTATAAGTGTAGTATAGAAATAGGAAAAAAATGTGTCTTCCATTACTCGTTACTAGATAGATAAATTTTGCAGGTTATCTATTACATCTAAAGAGAATTATTCACCCATGAATGGAACAAGAGATTGGAGACAGGCTGTTTAATTTTACTAACAGCAACCAACAGATACGGGCGCTCTTATTCTGCCGAAATGCAGCGCTGCAAAAAAAAATGATCTATATTTAATTCAGTCGGCAAGAGAAAAATAAGGTGGTAATAGCATGGATATTGCGGTGATAGGATCCAATATGGTCGATCTAATTTCCTATATTGATAGAATGCCAGAAGAGGGAGAAACACTTGAAGCACCTAGCTTTTCAATGGGGTGTGGAGGAAAAGGGGCCAACCAGGCAGTGGCAGCTGCAAAACTGGGCTCCAAGGTCATGATGGTTACGAAGGTAGGCGATGACATTTTTGCAGATAACACCATTCAAAATCTTAAACGCTATGGAATTGATACAGAATTTACGAATAAGGTCCCCGGAAGCAGCAGCGGGGTCGCACCAATCTTTGTAGATTCGGATTCCAAAAATCGTATTTTAATCATTAAAGGGGCCAATCAGTACCTTTTACCTGAGGATGTCGATAAAGCGGCCGAAAAGCTCAAGACATGTTCTTTAATTATTCTTCAGTTAGAAATCGCGCTCGAAACCGTTTATCGGGCGATAGAATTTGGGAACGAGCATGGGATTCCTGTTATTCTGAATCCTGCTCCTGCTACCAAAAATTTGGATTTCAATTATGTATGCAAATGTGACTTTTTTGTTCCCAATGAAAGTGAACTGGATATCTTGACTGGCATGCCTGTTTCAACGATTGAGCAAATTAAAGCTGCTGCAGTCAGCCTGATAGATAAAGGAGTTAAAAATGTTATCGTGACGATGGGAAGCCGAGGCGTGATGTGGATAACCGATAGAGGAACGCAAATCGTTGATTCATTCAAGGTTGATGCTGTAGACACAACGGGGGCCGGAGACGCATTCATCGGCTGTTTCGCCTATAATTATATTCAGAATGGGGATATTGTCCAATCGATAAAAATGGCTAATGCCTTTGCAGCATTAAGTGTCACAAAACGTGGTACACAGAATTCTTATCCAAGTATGGATGAAGTTAAGTTGTTTTTAAGCAAAAGAATTGAAGCGTAAGCAGGATTTTAATTAAAACTTGGTTTTTAGTGAATTAAAGGATGGCTCTTAGTGATGGAGTCATCCTTTAATATTTAAGTTATTTTACACAAATATATGACTAAGATATTTTTAGGGGTTATTAAGATTACCTTTCTATTGTTCAAGTGTTTGTCATAAAAACAAATATAATTCAGATTAATCAGTTAATAAATTTGTTATCAATCGATATAATGATATAATAAAAGTGTTCTGTATTATGCGTTTCTAACAAAATTTTAGGAGATGACCAATATGAAAGCACTCAGATGGTACAATGCTAAAGATTTAAGGTTAGACAATTTAGAGGAACCTACTGCCAAAAAGGGAGAAGCAAAAATTAAAGTTGAATGGTGCGGTATTTGTGGAAGTGACTTACACGAATATACAGCCGGTCCAATTTTTATCCCAACCGAAGAGCCACACCCATTGAGTAAGGAGAAAGCTCCGATTGTAATGGGACATGAATTTTCTGGACAAGTTGTAGAGGTTGGCGAAGGCGTAACCAGAGTCCAAGTTGGTGACCGTGTTACAGTTGAGCCCGTCTACTCCTGTGGAAAATGCGAAGCTTGTAAACAAGGAAAATATAATCTATGTGAGCTAATGGGCTTTTATGGTTTAGCAGGAGGCGGTGGAGGATTCTCTGAATACGCTTCTATACCGGAACATATGTTACATAAGCTGCCTGAAAATGTTTCATTTGAACAAGGGGCACTCGTAGAACCTTCAGCTGTTGCTGTACACGCTGTTAAACAAAGTAAACTTAAAGTTGGCGATAAAGCAGCGGTATTTGGAACAGGACCAATTGGTTTATTAGTTATTGAAGCGTTAAAAGCAGCTGGTGCGGCTGAAATTTATGCAGTAGAATTATCAGAACAACGCAGGCAAAAAGCAGAAGAACTTGGTGCTATTGCTATCGATCCGAATCAGGGTGATGTCGTTGAACAATTAACTAAATTGACAAATGGCGGTGTTGACGTTTCATATGAAGTAACAGGAGTACCGATTGTTTTAAAACAAGCTATTCATTCAACTAAATTTAATGGTGAAACGATGATTGTTAGTATTTTTGAAAAAGAAGCGTCTATTCATCCAAACGATATTGTTATGAAAGAACGTACAATCAACGGTATTATTGGATACCGTGATATATTTCCTGCTGTTATCA
Coding sequences:
- a CDS encoding peptide MFS transporter, with amino-acid sequence MVKLNKQSGVPGIPNTGFFGHPKGLFTLFFTEFWERFSYYGMRAILVLYLYAEVSKGGLGFDQTTAMSIAAIYGSLVYLSGIIGGWVADRLLGTSRTVFYGGVFIMLGHVVLALPLGAEAFFASMFLIIIGTGLLKPNISSVVGDLYTKADNRRDSGFSIFYMGINLGAFIAPFVVEGLRGHYDSYHAGFSAAAVGMFLGLIVFVITKKKNLGTIGTQPPNPLSPEGKKKFALYFGVTIALLIVLFYALITIGWLTIDRFVLLVTILAVIIPVVYFVWMYKSSKTTAEEQSRLLAYIPLFLSAVIFWAIYEQGSNLLNIYALERTNLTLLGFKIAPGVLQAMPALFVIIFAPVAAWLWMKLGDKQPSTSRKFSIGLLLAGLSFIVMLVPGYLSGGDSLVSPYWLILSYLIVTLGELCLSPVGLSATTKLAPAAFSAQTMSLWFLASAVAQAINAQLVKLYSTETELLYFGLIGGFAILCSIIIYFISPTIQKYMRGVK
- the rbsK gene encoding ribokinase, with translation MDIAVIGSNMVDLISYIDRMPEEGETLEAPSFSMGCGGKGANQAVAAAKLGSKVMMVTKVGDDIFADNTIQNLKRYGIDTEFTNKVPGSSSGVAPIFVDSDSKNRILIIKGANQYLLPEDVDKAAEKLKTCSLIILQLEIALETVYRAIEFGNEHGIPVILNPAPATKNLDFNYVCKCDFFVPNESELDILTGMPVSTIEQIKAAAVSLIDKGVKNVIVTMGSRGVMWITDRGTQIVDSFKVDAVDTTGAGDAFIGCFAYNYIQNGDIVQSIKMANAFAALSVTKRGTQNSYPSMDEVKLFLSKRIEA
- a CDS encoding 2,3-butanediol dehydrogenase, translated to MKALRWYNAKDLRLDNLEEPTAKKGEAKIKVEWCGICGSDLHEYTAGPIFIPTEEPHPLSKEKAPIVMGHEFSGQVVEVGEGVTRVQVGDRVTVEPVYSCGKCEACKQGKYNLCELMGFYGLAGGGGGFSEYASIPEHMLHKLPENVSFEQGALVEPSAVAVHAVKQSKLKVGDKAAVFGTGPIGLLVIEALKAAGAAEIYAVELSEQRRQKAEELGAIAIDPNQGDVVEQLTKLTNGGVDVSYEVTGVPIVLKQAIHSTKFNGETMIVSIFEKEASIHPNDIVMKERTINGIIGYRDIFPAVINLMAQGYFPADKLVTKRIKLDDVIEEGFEGLLNERNHIKILVKAE
- a CDS encoding DUF779 domain-containing protein; translated protein: MVERVVATEEALQLIDSLKRTHGSIMFYQSGGCCDGSAPMCYKEDDFKTGDSDVYLGSIGGAPFYIHKMQYEYWKHTQLILDATDGRGAAFSLDSIEDCHFITKSRVFSDEEYAKLKNQIEA
- a CDS encoding aldehyde dehydrogenase family protein — encoded protein: MIYANPNTEGAVVHFKEKYDNFIGGKWVAPVKGQYFENKSPVTGEVFTKAARSSAEDIELALDAAHAAKEAWGKTSTAERARILNKIADRLEENLEMLAVAETWDNGKAVRETLNADVPLAIDHFRYFASAIRTQEGRTTQLDNDTVAYHFQEPLGVVGQIIPWNFPILMAVWKIAPALAAGNCIVLKPAEQTPASIMVLVELIQDILPAGVLNIVNGFGIEVGKPLATNPRIAKIAFTGSTAVGRQIMQYATENIIPVTLELGGKSPNVFFEDVIDKDDEFLNKAIEGLVMFALNSGEICTCPSRALIQESIYDKFMERALERVKAIKIGNPLDTEVMMGAQASNEQKEKILSYIKLGKEEGAECLIGGEENDLGEDLKNGNYIKPTVFKGHNKMRIFQEEIFGPVLSVTTFKDFDEAMEIANDTLYGLGAGVWSRSGDLAYRAGRAIQAGRVWTNTYHQYPAGAAFGGYKLSGIGRENHAMMLDHYQQTKCLLVSYDKNAQGFF